In Spiroplasma chinense, a single window of DNA contains:
- a CDS encoding DHH family phosphoesterase, whose product MKISEQQNDLIEKISQYENIIIAKHINPDWDAQGSALGLKEIILDNFENKKVFVVGHKFNEDKLFEDEQLLTEEIISNSLMITVDVANFERIDFIAKDNVKEIFKVDHHIEVDNYGDFKLVDESAIACTQVVTLFAHEKNLKISSSAATYLYYGLITDSGRFLYTKTNQETFKTASILFSCGAKMEEVYNDLYTQDLKIKKWMNKGFSMATYIEGYPMAYIKVKKTDHSEFELTEEEVKLALNALAGIKEILVWFIAYESETTDKIKVSIRSRAYDINKVAQMYNGGGHKLASGAKLNNFEEVENIVNDLKKLIDNEL is encoded by the coding sequence ATGAAAATTAGCGAACAACAAAATGATTTGATTGAAAAAATTTCACAATATGAAAATATAATAATTGCAAAACATATTAATCCTGATTGAGATGCACAAGGTAGTGCTTTAGGTTTAAAAGAAATAATTTTAGATAACTTTGAAAATAAAAAGGTTTTTGTAGTAGGACATAAATTTAATGAAGACAAACTTTTTGAAGATGAACAATTATTAACAGAAGAAATAATTTCAAATTCATTAATGATTACAGTTGATGTTGCAAACTTTGAAAGAATAGATTTTATTGCAAAAGATAATGTAAAAGAAATTTTCAAAGTTGACCATCACATTGAAGTTGACAACTACGGAGATTTTAAATTAGTTGATGAAAGTGCAATAGCTTGTACTCAAGTTGTTACACTTTTTGCTCATGAAAAAAATTTAAAAATTTCAAGCAGTGCTGCAACTTATCTTTACTATGGTTTAATTACAGATTCTGGAAGATTCTTGTACACAAAAACAAATCAAGAAACTTTTAAAACAGCATCTATTTTATTTTCTTGTGGAGCTAAAATGGAAGAAGTTTATAACGATCTTTACACACAAGATTTAAAAATAAAAAAATGAATGAACAAAGGTTTTTCAATGGCAACTTACATTGAAGGTTATCCTATGGCATACATTAAAGTTAAAAAAACAGACCACAGTGAATTTGAACTGACAGAAGAAGAAGTTAAACTAGCTCTAAATGCTTTGGCAGGAATCAAAGAGATTTTAGTTTGATTTATTGCTTATGAAAGTGAAACTACAGATAAAATTAAAGTTTCAATACGTTCAAGAGCATATGACATTAATAAAGTTGCACAGATGTATAATGGTGGAGGACACAAATTAGCATCTGGTGCAAAGTTAAATAACTTTGAAGAAGTTGAAAATATTGTAAATGATTTAAAAAAATTAATCGATAATGAACTATAA
- the rpmE gene encoding 50S ribosomal protein L31 codes for MPKTDIHPKSFEAKFVCTTCSNEFMSGSTKGEEVRVDTCSNCHPYYTGKQSFANAEGRVEKFKEKFVKKDAKVAEKQAASEAQKAENAKKTKK; via the coding sequence ATGCCAAAAACAGATATCCATCCAAAAAGTTTCGAAGCAAAATTTGTATGTACAACATGTAGCAACGAATTTATGTCAGGATCAACAAAAGGAGAAGAAGTAAGAGTAGATACTTGCTCAAACTGTCATCCATACTACACTGGAAAACAATCTTTTGCAAATGCAGAAGGAAGAGTTGAAAAATTCAAAGAAAAATTTGTTAAAAAAGATGCTAAGGTTGCCGAAAAACAAGCAGCAAGTGAAGCACAAAAAGCTGAAAATGCAAAAAAAACAAAAAAATAA
- a CDS encoding ABC transporter ATP-binding protein: MIEILDISKTYKRKYEALNNVSFDFKKEDIIAFVGDNGAGKTTTIKAIFNELNLNNGSILIDGENIFSNNNLSRIAFFSDIENTNLNIRVDKYLQHFGLIKNQKLKDINERIDKNLELLDISELKTKRIKELSGGQKKRVILAGVLMQSPEYIFFDEPTANMDVESKIEFLEIISDINKNGVGILITSHNIDELQKVANKLILLEQGKVIYNKKIDKEKENILEIYSSLKTTKRKKVDIDSLMNENIKESRE; the protein is encoded by the coding sequence ATGATAGAAATATTAGATATATCAAAGACTTATAAAAGAAAATACGAAGCTTTGAATAATGTAAGTTTTGATTTTAAAAAGGAAGATATTATAGCTTTTGTTGGTGATAATGGTGCAGGTAAAACCACAACAATAAAGGCTATTTTTAATGAATTAAATTTGAATAACGGAAGTATTTTAATTGATGGAGAAAATATTTTTTCAAACAATAATCTAAGTAGAATTGCATTCTTCTCAGATATTGAAAATACAAATTTAAATATTAGAGTGGATAAATATTTACAACATTTTGGTTTAATTAAAAATCAAAAATTAAAAGATATAAATGAAAGAATTGATAAGAATTTAGAACTCTTAGATATCTCTGAATTAAAAACAAAAAGAATTAAAGAGTTATCTGGTGGACAAAAGAAAAGAGTTATTCTTGCAGGAGTTCTTATGCAATCTCCTGAATATATATTCTTTGATGAACCTACTGCAAACATGGACGTAGAATCAAAAATAGAGTTTTTAGAAATAATTTCAGATATTAACAAAAATGGAGTAGGAATACTTATAACAAGTCATAATATTGATGAACTTCAAAAAGTTGCAAATAAACTAATTTTATTAGAGCAAGGTAAAGTAATTTACAACAAGAAAATTGATAAAGAAAAAGAAAATATTTTAGAAATCTATTCATCACTAAAAACAACTAAAAGAAAAAAAGTGGATATTGATTCTCTAATGAATGAAAACATCAAGGAGAGCAGGGAATAA
- a CDS encoding transposase — protein MHLTAEEKIKIIEEYKKSGASVTNFAPTRNVSVVSLRNWIKKYEKGGKDALKTKYEK, from the coding sequence ATGCATTTAACTGCAGAAGAAAAGATAAAAATAATTGAGGAGTATAAAAAGTCAGGTGCTTCGGTAACCAACTTTGCTCCAACAAGAAATGTTAGTGTTGTTTCGCTAAGAAATTGAATTAAAAAGTACGAGAAGGGCGGTAAGGATGCCCTAAAAACAAAATATGAAAAGTAA
- the fba gene encoding class II fructose-1,6-bisphosphate aldolase, giving the protein MSKIYHNKLVNAREMVKAAHEGKYAIGHFNINNLEWAKAILEAAQESNTPTIIATSEGAIKYMGGLKTIVGMVNGLLDDLNITVPVALHLDHGQSLEMAKKCIEAGYSSVMFDGSHLPYEENIAKVKELMDFANEHEVSVEAEIGSIGGEEDGVVGEGELGDPNQAAEMSTTGISMLAAGIGNIHGKYPEWWKTLSFETLQDLQAACNMPMVLHGGSGIPQDQVKKAIELGISKINVNTELQLAFRDATRTYVEAKKDLDDEAKGFDPRKLLAPGFKALKNTFVELTQMFGCYGKAK; this is encoded by the coding sequence ATGTCAAAAATATATCATAACAAACTAGTTAACGCTAGAGAAATGGTTAAAGCTGCACATGAAGGAAAATATGCAATCGGGCACTTTAACATTAATAATCTTGAGTGAGCAAAAGCAATTTTAGAAGCTGCTCAAGAATCAAACACACCAACTATTATTGCAACATCAGAAGGAGCAATAAAATACATGGGAGGTTTAAAAACAATCGTAGGAATGGTTAATGGTCTTTTAGATGATCTAAACATTACAGTTCCTGTAGCATTACACTTAGACCACGGTCAATCATTAGAAATGGCTAAAAAATGTATAGAAGCTGGTTATTCATCAGTTATGTTTGATGGATCACACTTACCATACGAAGAAAATATCGCAAAAGTTAAAGAATTAATGGACTTTGCAAATGAACACGAAGTTTCTGTTGAAGCTGAAATTGGTTCAATCGGTGGGGAAGAAGATGGAGTTGTTGGAGAAGGTGAATTAGGAGACCCTAACCAAGCAGCTGAAATGTCAACTACTGGAATTTCAATGTTAGCAGCAGGAATCGGAAACATTCACGGTAAATACCCTGAATGATGAAAAACACTTTCTTTTGAAACTCTACAAGACTTACAAGCAGCATGTAACATGCCTATGGTATTACATGGTGGATCAGGAATTCCTCAAGACCAAGTGAAAAAAGCAATTGAACTAGGAATTTCAAAAATCAATGTTAATACTGAGTTACAATTAGCATTTAGAGATGCTACAAGAACTTATGTTGAAGCTAAAAAAGATTTAGACGACGAAGCAAAAGGTTTTGATCCACGTAAATTATTAGCACCAGGATTTAAAGCACTAAAAAACACATTTGTTGAATTAACACAAATGTTTGGATGCTACGGTAAAGCTAAGTAA
- a CDS encoding CTP synthase, whose protein sequence is MAKFIFITGGVVSGLGKGITGSSLGVLLKQSGVKVFMQKFDPYLNIDPGTMNPIEHGEVFVTDDGGETDLDLGHYERFIDEKLLRNSSTSAGKIYSEALDKERMGQYQGKTVQVIPHITNLIKEKIYKAEEVSGADVIISEIGGTVGDIESQPFVEAIRQVRMEKGYDNVMFIHVALLPYLRVSAEYKTKPIQHSVKEMLSLGIQPDVIVARTEGEIEDRLKGKISLFCNIAKENVIVCPDSDSIYKVPLIIKETNLHKIVANHLNLNLKELDLSGWEKFVSNIDESKEEIKIHLVGKYVELSDAYLSVMESLKIAGYEIKKKVKIVWVNARTLTKDNLEKELEGTKGILVPGGFGESGIEGKILAANYARINNVPYLGICLGMQIACIEFARNVLGLENAHTTELNPKTNYPIIDIIEGKDREKIGGTLRLGRYETSLVENTLASKLYNSSTAIERHRHRYEFNNEFKDQFEKAGMVFSGMYDKEDLVEIIEIPSHKFFIASQYHPEFTSRPNKPNPLFMGFVQAVNDNK, encoded by the coding sequence ATGGCAAAATTTATTTTTATTACAGGGGGAGTCGTTTCTGGTTTAGGTAAAGGAATCACAGGGAGTTCTCTAGGAGTACTTTTAAAACAATCTGGAGTTAAAGTTTTCATGCAAAAATTTGACCCATACCTAAATATTGATCCTGGAACTATGAACCCAATAGAACACGGTGAAGTGTTTGTAACTGATGATGGTGGTGAAACAGATTTAGATTTAGGACACTATGAAAGATTTATTGATGAAAAATTACTTAGAAACTCATCAACAAGTGCTGGTAAAATCTATTCTGAAGCTTTAGATAAAGAAAGAATGGGGCAATACCAAGGAAAAACTGTTCAAGTTATTCCTCATATTACAAATTTAATTAAAGAAAAAATATATAAAGCAGAAGAAGTTAGTGGAGCTGATGTAATTATTTCAGAAATTGGTGGAACTGTTGGTGATATTGAATCACAACCATTTGTAGAAGCAATTAGACAGGTAAGAATGGAAAAAGGTTATGATAATGTTATGTTTATTCATGTTGCATTATTACCTTATTTAAGAGTTTCTGCTGAATATAAAACAAAACCAATTCAACACTCTGTTAAAGAAATGTTGAGTTTAGGTATTCAACCAGATGTTATTGTTGCACGTACTGAAGGAGAAATTGAAGATAGACTAAAAGGAAAAATTTCACTATTTTGTAATATAGCAAAAGAAAATGTAATAGTTTGTCCTGATTCAGATTCAATCTACAAAGTTCCTTTAATAATTAAAGAAACTAATTTACACAAAATTGTTGCAAATCACTTAAACTTAAATCTAAAAGAATTAGATCTTTCTGGATGAGAAAAATTTGTATCAAACATTGATGAATCAAAAGAAGAAATAAAAATTCACTTGGTTGGAAAATATGTAGAATTAAGTGATGCATATTTATCTGTTATGGAATCATTAAAAATAGCAGGTTATGAAATCAAAAAGAAAGTAAAAATTGTATGAGTTAATGCAAGAACATTAACAAAAGATAATTTAGAAAAAGAGTTAGAAGGTACTAAAGGAATTTTAGTTCCTGGTGGTTTTGGAGAATCTGGAATTGAAGGAAAAATTCTTGCTGCAAATTATGCAAGAATTAATAATGTTCCATATCTTGGAATTTGTTTAGGAATGCAAATTGCATGTATTGAATTTGCAAGAAATGTTTTAGGTTTAGAAAATGCTCATACAACAGAGTTAAATCCAAAAACAAACTACCCAATAATTGATATTATTGAAGGAAAAGATAGAGAAAAAATTGGTGGAACTTTAAGACTTGGAAGATATGAAACAAGTTTAGTTGAAAACACTTTAGCTTCAAAACTATACAATTCTTCAACAGCTATTGAAAGACATAGACATAGATATGAATTCAATAATGAATTTAAAGATCAATTTGAAAAAGCTGGTATGGTATTTTCAGGAATGTATGATAAAGAAGATTTGGTGGAAATAATTGAAATACCAAGTCATAAATTCTTTATAGCATCTCAATATCACCCAGAATTTACATCAAGACCAAATAAACCCAATCCATTATTTATGGGATTTGTTCAAGCGGTTAACGATAATAAATAA
- the rpoE gene encoding DNA-directed RNA polymerase subunit delta encodes MENKPTIEMAFDFLHNSKGDASFEDIWNAISKEIAGSNEDKNFIIAELYSDLVLDNRFALTADGKWGLRDYLKFDDVKKQYDYVDKFETTEEFEDIDYVSADLYGDSDTTSKIGKVKDILDADDLDDDDEDEDDDLDSDEISLDLDDSFDD; translated from the coding sequence ATGGAAAATAAACCTACAATAGAAATGGCTTTTGACTTTTTACATAATAGCAAAGGCGATGCTAGTTTCGAAGATATTTGAAACGCAATTTCTAAAGAAATCGCAGGTTCAAATGAAGACAAAAACTTCATAATAGCAGAATTGTATAGTGACTTAGTATTGGATAATAGATTTGCGCTAACAGCTGATGGTAAATGAGGATTAAGAGACTATCTAAAATTTGACGATGTAAAGAAACAATATGACTATGTTGACAAATTTGAAACAACAGAAGAGTTTGAAGATATAGATTATGTGAGTGCAGATCTTTATGGAGATTCAGACACTACTAGCAAAATAGGAAAAGTTAAAGACATTCTTGACGCAGATGACTTGGATGACGATGACGAAGACGAAGATGATGATCTAGATTCAGATGAAATTTCATTAGATCTTGATGACAGTTTTGACGACTAA
- a CDS encoding HD domain-containing protein, with the protein MDKYIRDNVHGDIHLKDKVAIELIDTKEFQRLRRIIQLGGGQFVFPGANHTRFSHCVGVYHVVSKFLANEKISKNISEKDQLLVRIAGLLHDVGHGPFSHTFESVSSQAHEKYTVDIIVGNTEINQVLKKHSIDPQEVASIIESKHPNKLVNQLVSSQLDADRLDYLVRDSLNTGVNYSNLDIDWIIRNADSVDDKMVFKAKTLNALEHYLLGRYYMFKQIYNHKVSVGFDRTFTSWFRRAKDLYNEGYVFKNIFMAETLKEIFEEKVCSLENYNKLDDYTMIEFIKTCMYEDDEILKTLSEMIINRKFLKVKHLNSEQEFEDLKKNYAKETHKYFFSTINDERFKIYKKNNGGKDEKILLQQGDKLREITEISEIIRISPENNEKNLYVFINNNVK; encoded by the coding sequence ATGGATAAATATATAAGAGATAATGTACACGGAGACATTCATCTAAAAGATAAAGTGGCTATAGAACTAATTGATACAAAAGAATTTCAAAGATTAAGAAGAATAATTCAACTTGGGGGAGGACAATTTGTGTTTCCTGGAGCTAACCACACAAGGTTTTCGCATTGTGTTGGTGTGTATCATGTTGTTTCAAAATTCTTAGCAAATGAAAAAATTTCAAAAAATATATCTGAAAAAGACCAATTACTTGTAAGAATTGCAGGTCTACTTCACGATGTAGGACATGGACCTTTTTCTCACACTTTTGAGTCAGTATCAAGCCAAGCACATGAAAAATATACTGTTGATATAATTGTTGGAAATACAGAGATTAATCAAGTATTAAAAAAACACTCAATTGATCCACAAGAAGTGGCATCAATCATTGAGTCAAAACACCCTAATAAACTTGTTAACCAATTGGTTTCATCTCAACTAGATGCAGATAGACTTGATTATTTAGTGAGAGATTCACTAAATACAGGAGTTAATTATTCAAACTTAGATATAGATTGAATAATTAGAAATGCAGATAGTGTTGATGATAAAATGGTTTTTAAAGCAAAAACCTTAAACGCTTTAGAACATTATTTATTAGGACGATATTATATGTTTAAACAAATATATAATCATAAGGTATCTGTTGGTTTTGACAGAACATTTACAAGTTGATTTAGAAGGGCTAAAGACCTATACAATGAAGGTTATGTCTTTAAAAATATTTTTATGGCAGAAACTTTAAAGGAAATCTTTGAAGAAAAAGTTTGCAGTTTAGAAAACTACAATAAGCTTGATGATTACACAATGATCGAATTCATAAAAACTTGTATGTATGAAGATGATGAAATATTAAAAACATTATCAGAAATGATAATAAATAGAAAATTTTTAAAAGTAAAACACTTAAATTCTGAACAAGAATTTGAAGATCTTAAAAAAAATTATGCTAAAGAAACTCACAAATATTTCTTTAGTACTATAAATGATGAAAGATTTAAAATTTACAAAAAGAATAACGGTGGAAAGGATGAAAAAATACTATTACAACAAGGTGATAAATTAAGGGAAATAACTGAAATCTCTGAAATAATCAGAATTTCACCCGAAAATAATGAAAAAAACTTGTATGTTTTTATAAACAATAATGTAAAATAG
- the gltX gene encoding glutamate--tRNA ligase: MKNIRLRYAPSPTGYLHIGNTRTALMNYLFAKHYDGDFIVRIEDTDIERNVEGAIESQFSNMEWLGIIPDESFLKPKDGYGEYMQSKKFDRYKEFANDLLERGLAYKCFCTPEELEKDREAQIARGIVATQYSRKCLNRTDIAEMEGKPFNIRFKVPDNKDYTVNDIVRGEVTFNSKEIGDFVILKSNGIATYNFAVVIDDYDMKITHVVRGEEHISNTPRQCMIFEAFGWEEPTFGHMTLIVDETKKKLSKRSGNAVFFISQYREQGYLPEAIFNYIALLGWSPKEEKEIFTKEEFVKIFDETRFSKSPSTFDMVKMKWINSQYMKKLTEEQYLEFVKPFIDKERFSIDNKDQEWLDQVLLLFKKELEFAQQINDHLDIFFNEIEISEATKKVLSELNDYQELIGGLKSKFESLSNFEEQPIKDVIKELGVEFSKKGKDLFMPIRIFSTFSEHGPELAKTIALIGKEKVLRNINSLI; the protein is encoded by the coding sequence ATGAAAAATATTAGATTAAGATATGCACCTTCACCAACTGGTTACTTGCATATAGGAAATACAAGAACTGCATTAATGAACTATCTATTTGCAAAACATTATGATGGTGATTTTATTGTAAGAATAGAAGACACAGATATTGAAAGAAACGTTGAAGGTGCAATTGAATCTCAATTCAGTAATATGGAATGATTAGGAATTATTCCTGATGAATCTTTTTTAAAACCAAAAGATGGTTATGGTGAATATATGCAATCAAAGAAATTTGATAGATATAAAGAATTTGCAAACGACTTACTTGAAAGAGGATTGGCTTACAAATGTTTTTGTACACCAGAAGAACTTGAAAAAGATAGAGAAGCACAAATTGCAAGAGGTATTGTTGCAACTCAATATTCAAGAAAATGTTTAAATAGGACTGACATTGCAGAAATGGAAGGAAAACCTTTCAATATTAGATTCAAAGTACCAGATAATAAAGATTACACAGTTAATGACATTGTTAGAGGTGAAGTTACTTTCAACTCAAAAGAAATTGGAGATTTTGTAATTCTTAAATCTAATGGAATTGCAACTTACAATTTTGCTGTTGTTATTGACGATTATGATATGAAAATTACTCATGTTGTTAGAGGTGAAGAACATATTTCAAACACTCCTAGACAATGTATGATTTTTGAAGCGTTTGGTTGAGAAGAACCGACATTTGGTCACATGACATTAATTGTTGATGAAACTAAAAAGAAACTTTCAAAAAGAAGTGGAAATGCTGTATTCTTTATTTCTCAATATAGAGAACAAGGTTATTTACCAGAAGCTATTTTTAACTACATTGCCTTATTGGGTTGAAGTCCAAAAGAAGAAAAAGAGATCTTTACAAAAGAAGAATTTGTAAAAATCTTTGATGAAACAAGATTTTCAAAATCACCAAGTACTTTTGATATGGTTAAAATGAAGTGAATAAACAGTCAATATATGAAAAAATTAACTGAAGAACAATATCTTGAATTTGTTAAACCATTTATTGATAAAGAAAGATTTTCAATTGACAACAAAGACCAAGAGTGATTAGACCAAGTACTTTTATTATTTAAAAAAGAACTTGAATTTGCTCAACAAATTAATGATCACTTAGATATTTTCTTTAATGAAATAGAAATAAGTGAAGCTACAAAAAAAGTTTTATCAGAATTAAACGATTACCAAGAATTAATTGGTGGATTAAAATCAAAATTTGAAAGTCTTTCAAATTTTGAAGAACAACCTATAAAAGATGTAATCAAAGAATTAGGTGTAGAGTTTTCTAAAAAAGGAAAAGACTTATTTATGCCTATAAGAATTTTTTCAACATTTTCAGAACATGGACCAGAGCTTGCAAAAACTATAGCTCTTATTGGTAAAGAAAAAGTGCTTAGAAATATCAACTCTTTAATCTAA
- the ispF gene encoding 2-C-methyl-D-erythritol 2,4-cyclodiphosphate synthase, whose protein sequence is MFRIGFSKDRHILTLGKGLTLGAVNVPSVFKAKAYSDGDVLLHAICESLYGAMGMDDLGTYFNKNTKPKGFSSTEIVEDVLKNLKEKEYKIENIDTLIVLDKPNLKEYKSTIKESVCNLFNLKLEQVSIKATTSEYTNENILDVFSNVLISKGE, encoded by the coding sequence ATGTTTAGGATAGGTTTTTCAAAAGACAGACACATTTTGACTCTGGGTAAAGGTTTAACATTAGGGGCTGTTAATGTTCCTAGTGTTTTTAAAGCAAAAGCTTATAGTGATGGTGATGTATTGTTGCACGCTATTTGTGAATCTTTATATGGAGCTATGGGTATGGATGATTTAGGGACGTATTTTAATAAAAATACAAAACCTAAAGGCTTTAGTTCAACAGAAATTGTAGAAGACGTTTTGAAAAATCTAAAAGAAAAAGAGTACAAAATAGAAAATATTGATACCCTAATAGTTTTGGATAAACCAAATCTAAAAGAGTATAAATCAACTATAAAAGAAAGTGTTTGTAACTTATTTAACCTAAAACTTGAACAAGTTTCAATCAAAGCTACAACATCAGAATATACTAATGAAAATATTTTAGATGTTTTTAGTAATGTATTAATTTCAAAAGGAGAATAA
- the ychF gene encoding redox-regulated ATPase YchF, with amino-acid sequence MGLQVGIVGLPNVGKSTLFNAITNSKVEAANYPFATIEPNVGVVEVPDKRLDKLAQIFGSKKTIYTTIEFVDIAGLIAGASKGEGLGNAFLANIRETDAICEVVRCFDDKDITHVDGSVDPIRDVETIELELILADEASILKRLQKVEPKFKSSKDKTIIAEYNLLKKCQEQLSDGKLLNKLEFDEDEKLLIKSFQLLTTKKFIYVANVSESEIASDNEYVTKLKNHAAENGCEVVKICARIEEELSELDAEEKEVFLSDAGIEEPGLEVLIRAAYKTLGLKTYFTAGPQEARGWQFKEGFTAPQCAGIIHTDFEKGFIKADVYKCEDIFEAGSEQALKASGKMRLEGKAYIVQDGDVCFFKFNN; translated from the coding sequence ATGGGATTACAAGTTGGAATAGTTGGTTTACCAAACGTTGGTAAATCAACATTGTTTAATGCAATAACAAATTCAAAAGTTGAAGCTGCAAATTACCCATTTGCAACAATAGAACCAAACGTTGGAGTTGTTGAAGTACCTGACAAAAGATTAGATAAACTTGCACAAATTTTTGGAAGTAAAAAAACAATTTATACAACAATAGAATTTGTTGATATTGCAGGTTTAATTGCTGGAGCAAGTAAAGGTGAAGGATTAGGAAACGCTTTCCTTGCAAACATCAGAGAGACTGATGCAATTTGTGAAGTAGTTCGTTGTTTTGATGATAAAGACATCACACACGTTGATGGAAGTGTAGATCCAATTCGAGATGTTGAAACAATTGAATTAGAATTAATTTTGGCAGACGAAGCTTCAATTTTAAAAAGACTTCAAAAAGTTGAACCTAAGTTTAAATCATCAAAAGATAAAACAATTATTGCAGAATATAATCTACTTAAAAAATGTCAAGAACAATTAAGTGATGGAAAACTTTTAAACAAACTTGAGTTTGATGAAGATGAAAAATTATTAATTAAGTCTTTCCAATTACTTACAACTAAAAAATTTATTTATGTAGCAAACGTGTCTGAAAGTGAAATAGCATCAGACAATGAATATGTAACTAAATTAAAAAATCACGCTGCAGAAAACGGATGTGAAGTTGTAAAAATTTGTGCACGTATTGAAGAAGAATTAAGTGAACTTGATGCTGAAGAAAAAGAAGTATTTTTAAGTGATGCTGGTATTGAAGAACCAGGACTTGAAGTCTTAATTAGAGCAGCATACAAAACTTTAGGATTAAAAACTTATTTCACAGCAGGACCACAAGAAGCTAGAGGTTGACAATTTAAAGAAGGATTTACAGCTCCTCAATGTGCTGGAATAATTCATACTGATTTTGAAAAAGGTTTCATCAAAGCTGATGTTTACAAATGTGAAGATATCTTTGAAGCAGGATCAGAACAAGCACTTAAAGCATCTGGAAAAATGAGATTAGAAGGAAAAGCATACATTGTTCAAGATGGTGACGTTTGCTTCTTCAAATTTAATAACTAA
- a CDS encoding DUF951 domain-containing protein — MKINLNDIVILKKPHPSKTEKWKVIRVGVIYKLQSTIDSKTILEFKKENLIKAIKAIESEK; from the coding sequence ATGAAGATTAATTTAAATGATATAGTCATTTTAAAAAAACCTCATCCAAGTAAAACCGAAAAATGAAAAGTAATAAGGGTTGGGGTAATTTATAAATTGCAATCAACAATAGATTCAAAAACTATTTTGGAATTTAAAAAAGAAAATTTAATCAAAGCTATCAAAGCTATAGAGAGTGAAAAATAA
- a CDS encoding ParB/RepB/Spo0J family partition protein, producing MAAAKKKYNFKGLDDIFGESVSDVVGIIENDKKVATELSKTIDVNLLKPNPYQPRKIFEQEELQELAESIKIHGLIQPIIINEKNEIVAGERRTRASKIAGLKEVPVIVLNLSKQQMEEFAIIENIQRVDLSDIEEAVAYKQLASSLKLKQEEIASRVGKSRSHVANIMRLLNLPENIQQAMLEKKVTMGQTKPLLTILNNPILLNQIFERILSEDLTAREVEALIKNKDALNEKPSKPNKRPNTIYVENKIMRVLGTKVSIDNGKLTIRYADDSDLNRILEILGLTDED from the coding sequence ATGGCCGCAGCTAAAAAGAAATATAATTTTAAAGGACTAGATGACATCTTTGGAGAATCAGTAAGTGACGTTGTTGGAATTATTGAAAACGACAAAAAAGTCGCAACTGAATTATCTAAGACAATAGATGTAAATCTATTAAAACCAAATCCTTATCAACCAAGAAAAATATTTGAACAAGAAGAATTACAAGAACTTGCAGAATCAATTAAAATTCACGGACTAATTCAACCAATCATTATAAATGAGAAAAACGAAATAGTAGCAGGTGAAAGAAGAACACGAGCTTCTAAAATTGCAGGACTTAAAGAAGTTCCAGTTATTGTTTTAAATTTATCTAAACAGCAAATGGAAGAGTTTGCAATCATTGAAAACATCCAACGTGTTGACTTATCAGATATTGAAGAAGCTGTTGCCTATAAACAATTAGCTTCAAGTTTAAAACTGAAACAAGAAGAAATTGCTTCTAGAGTTGGTAAATCAAGATCTCATGTTGCAAATATAATGAGACTTTTAAATTTACCAGAAAATATTCAACAAGCAATGTTAGAAAAAAAAGTTACTATGGGTCAAACAAAACCTTTACTAACAATTTTAAATAATCCGATTCTATTGAATCAAATTTTTGAAAGAATATTAAGTGAAGATTTAACAGCGAGAGAAGTTGAAGCATTAATAAAAAATAAAGATGCTTTAAATGAAAAACCATCTAAACCAAACAAAAGACCAAACACAATTTATGTAGAAAACAAAATCATGAGAGTGTTAGGAACTAAAGTTTCTATAGATAACGGTAAACTTACAATTAGATATGCTGATGATTCTGACTTAAATAGAATTTTAGAAATCTTAGGATTGACTGATGAAGATTAA